From Streptomonospora salina, the proteins below share one genomic window:
- a CDS encoding MerR family transcriptional regulator — MPQVTMQIGELATHIGVSTRSLRYYEQRGLLSPPRNGNGYRVYDRVSVTRAGNIKALFDVGLTYEDVRHYIENGCLDRPLTESPPCHAELDTVRERLEGLDERITLLQRLRDRLASHGTAIERRIAAEGSA, encoded by the coding sequence ATGCCTCAGGTGACGATGCAGATCGGTGAACTCGCTACACACATCGGCGTCAGTACACGCTCATTGCGCTACTACGAGCAGCGAGGGCTCCTGTCGCCACCGCGGAACGGGAACGGTTATCGGGTCTACGACCGGGTCTCCGTCACCCGGGCCGGCAACATCAAGGCGCTCTTCGACGTCGGGCTCACCTACGAAGACGTCCGCCACTACATCGAGAACGGCTGCCTGGACCGGCCGCTGACCGAGTCGCCGCCCTGCCACGCGGAGTTGGACACGGTCCGGGAGCGGTTGGAAGGGCTGGACGAGCGCATCACGCTGCTGCAGCGCCTCCGGGACCGCTTGGCGTCGCACGGCACCGCCATCGAAAGGAGGATCGCCGCGGAGGGAAGCGCCTGA
- a CDS encoding PH domain-containing protein: MTESRTPVPRSRGAPSPESPRTATIRLRPPANRVERRAIAWWAMRAAVFALIPCGAAGIAYAVVEQAREWLGPPLVVAVATGILLTAVTPWIRYAVHRWETTEEAVYARSGWWVREWRAAPISRIQTVDTLRGPFAQLLGLSTLVVTTASARGAVRIGGLDTAVADEEAERLTEITRRTPGDRT, from the coding sequence ATGACCGAATCCCGAACCCCGGTCCCGCGGTCGCGCGGTGCACCGAGCCCGGAGAGTCCGCGTACAGCCACGATCCGGCTGCGGCCGCCGGCGAACCGGGTCGAACGCCGGGCGATCGCCTGGTGGGCGATGCGCGCCGCGGTCTTCGCCCTCATCCCCTGCGGAGCCGCCGGGATCGCCTACGCGGTCGTCGAGCAGGCCCGGGAGTGGCTCGGTCCGCCCCTGGTGGTCGCGGTGGCGACCGGCATCCTTCTCACCGCCGTGACGCCGTGGATCCGTTACGCGGTCCACCGCTGGGAGACCACCGAGGAGGCCGTTTACGCCCGATCCGGCTGGTGGGTCCGGGAGTGGCGCGCGGCACCGATCTCTAGGATCCAGACCGTCGACACGCTGCGCGGCCCCTTCGCGCAGCTCCTCGGATTGTCGACGCTCGTGGTCACCACCGCCTCCGCCCGCGGGGCGGTTCGCATCGGCGGATTGGACACGGCCGTCGCCGACGAGGAGGCCGAGCGGCTCACCGAGATCACCCGGCGGACCCCGGGGGACCGGACGTGA